The following DNA comes from Carassius carassius chromosome 41, fCarCar2.1, whole genome shotgun sequence.
TGCTAAATCATGCAGTTCTGTATCAATGGGCTTCTTGACACATTATCTATTGGTGTATGATGTGAATGTCCTCAGGATCAGATCGGAAAAGTTCATAaactttcattttataaaaatactgGCCATTTGTTTGTAGACGTAATCCATCCATGTACAGTATACCAGTATCTAACTTTTaatttgattaaggagacatatTAACCTCATTACTTAAAGCGTTATGATTATGTGTAGCCTATGGTGTAGGTTCAGTTTTCTTAAATGAACACCATTTCTAAATTTAGCATCTCTGTTTTTGCTAACATTATAAGTTCAAAAGGCCTAAGTAGACATAGTTAAAGTTTTTGTGCCAAACGAAAGAACCACAAGACCACTAAACAGTTCTATTTAAtttttgcaatatattttttatatttattgtacaatATATGCAAAGCTAAGTTTAATGGGATATATAAACTTCCTctatatatttaattcatttattgtattaatatagAATTAATCTAACCCTTCAGGGTACTTTTATGTTGAACGTGTACAGACAGTCTTTCAGAAGCCTTTGAAATAGAAAGTGCACAAATGATCACAAGTGTCACATTCAGCAATATACAAGAGGAAGGAAGCTCTCAAATATTCATAGCATCAGTCATCTTCTGATGAACCGCACTGTTTGAGGATACAACATTAAGTgacaatatttcacattttatcagTGTCTACAAATCCCTTAATAAGCAACTTATGCATTGCACTTGTTGCACTGTGCTCTATAAACAGtgagaaattaaacaaaaatgaaaacaatgggATTCTGAAACAATACTCAATGCTTATTAGAAATTGTAGTACAGTAGCAACTGAATTGCCATAAATGTCTGTTTTTCTCTGGCTCAGGGGTTAGTTGCTGTAAATGAAACAAGATATTGGTTATTTTTGCATGATCGCTGCTTTAAGTTGTAAATCAAGTTGTACATTTTAGTGAAttacatacaataaaaacatCGAAATATTAGCAAACATCTATTGTGTTTGCTACTATTCGAAACAACTATTCATAAGAAACAGTTTAGTTTATTAAAAACACTCTTGATCTAAGGTTATCTGAGCAAGAAATAGTTCATCTAGTTCACCTCAGTTGAGGTTAGTAGACACCATGAAATTGCTGAATAAGACCATCTCTGAAAACTCAGATGCAATCACATCAGCCAGTCAATGTTTAGACAGAGGTTGTTAAATCAGTGTCAGTTCAAATTAATGTTACTACAGTATCAATGGTTGTGAGGATAATGCTTCATCACTGACCAATTGATGAAAACGATCAGAAGATCCATTGTGCTCTGTAATACTATTcttcatttaattttcacaattctACCAAAGAGCAGAAACATCTTATCTAACACAAAGCTGTTCAAATCACTCACTGAGTGCTGATACAGGAAGTAAAGAATAAACAGAGGTAGCCTACTCAACACTATATAAATCCAAAACCGACTGCAAACCAAAAGAGACatcaattcaaaataaaatcaggTAAAGtcacttttacttttttacttttgaatGTATGTATGTTCATGTTTTATAATCACTGTGCAAGAAtgaatttaaattaactttttaatccTTTTATTGtgttccttctctctctctcagaacattacatttcacaatatatcATGGGCAATGGAAAATCAAGGCCTCTGATGACCCAGGACTCAAGAAAAAATATTAGAAGGAGAAATAAAAAGCTCACTAAGCATGACCCAGATGATGAAGTTCGTTTTGCAGATGCCCTGCGGAAAAACAAACGGACGTCCACGAAAGACAATAGTttggttaaattaaattttccAAGAAGCAATCGCATCCGTTACTGCCATCTATCATCAGCACGGTCCAACCAGGAACAATTTTCAAAGCAGAGCTGGGAAATGTGCAACCTTGCCTTTGTAGATGAGAAAAATCCACAAAGCTGACAGACCTCGTTCAGTTCACAGTGAATATACTGACGCCTAATGGAAATGTCAGGACCTCGTGGAAACTTAAAAGATTTAGATGGCTATGTGATTTGGAAATATTTTTGGAAATATTCAGAAACGTGTGTTccctttaaacatttaaataatttctgagCAGTTTCTGTTTGTCTTTAAAACAGACTTTTCCCTTTGTTATTGACAGCTGAAGCAATAAATTCAGATTAATTGAATTTCTGCAAACCATGTTCAAACCAGCATTAAAAATATGTTGTATCTGAAAAATAACCatcttggaaaataaataaataaaaaatcttaaatgtatcttaaattctcaaagatgaattaCTGTATGCATTAGATATCAAACAATGCAATAAATGATGCAATAActtttctcagaactaacttCTCTTTCCTGAGGCCAAAGTAATTTTGGTGGAGGtgcaatattttgtatattttttttattattattataaaattaatttgtttgatATCTCTAATACATACCAAATACCAAATTCAGTCTATTGTTGCAAATACATTTTATGGCCATTGGATAATGCACATCTTAAGAACAAAGGAACATTAAATACCGTCACATGACAAGATATCATTTTTAGTCCACATCCTGTTAAAATGAAGACAAAGGTTAAGTTCAGGCCCACACAGTGGTTAAACTAACAACACTAGTGATGCAtattgaagaaagaaaaaaaccttcAGATTTAACTTCTGTGTTCTCTGAGATACATACCGTTTTAGCCTCAGAATAGGCTACACATCTTGTGTTTGTTCAATGGTGTTTTAATCAATCTCTTTCATCTACATATACACCAAGCAACAAACCAAAACACTTTAGCAACCCCATAGCATGTAGTAAAAACCATTAGGTACACCTAAGCAAACAAATAGCAAAATCTTGGCACCTACTATATGCACACACAATGCCTCATGATTCTGGTAGCAATTACTTTAAATGGAatccattgattgattgattgagcaAATTTATTAATCTACATTTAGCAAATgcattcactcaaaaaaaaatatataataaaaaattcttaTATAGAatttacataacatattttatatatatatatggcttacacatacgcacgcacacacacacacacgcacacacacacaccacacacacatttcagGACACTTTTATGCTGAATGTGTACAGTCAGTTTTTTAATAGGAACTGAGACCAGAGAAATCCATGCATGTGTCAGAATACAGGGGatacactttaaataaaatatgtttaaaagttACATTTGCATAGAGGCAGGGCTCTACACATATTTTTAAGGAGCTCTTgcatgcatttacactgcatttACACTCAGTCTTGATGTGCACAAGTCATGGTAATAAAAATGTCTGGGGCTTCAGCCGCCTTAGCCCACCTCTAGCACCACCCTGGAAGTGACCAGACTATCACAAGCATCACGTTCAGCCAGATATAGGGAGAAAGAAGCTCTAGGATATTTAGCACATCAGTCTTCTTTTAATGATCTCAGGCACCATTAGAGGACACAACATTAAGTAAgttactcatttatttatttttctacacAGTGACTGTAAATCCCTTATTAAATAGCTACTTTATTGCAAATGTTGCACTGCACATGCTCGGTAAACAGTGAGAAATGAAACTATGCTCTGTCATTCCAAAACATTACTAAGTGATTACTGGGAACTGAATCGCcataataatgacaacatttattCCCAGGCGCTGAACTTTGATGCAGAGATGCTTTTCTGGAGCTGTTTACTGTCACTCTTTCTCTGGCTCAGAGGTTAGTAAAATCTTAACTACATAAAATGGTTATGCATGACAGTTTTATGTTGTAAGTAATGTTTAGTCTTTTTATGTAGTGAATTTTACAGTGTCTTGGAAAATAATTAGGGAAaagaaaattcatttaaaaaagttttattatgaTGTTATATCACTGGTATGACATtgaaatttgtaatatataaaataataatttagtgaccaattatgaaaaaaaaagaaataataaaaatatttaatattcattctGCTTTTAGTGTCACAGACCGCTGCGGAATGGAGTGCTGAAATGCCAGAATCAGTGGTGGGTTTGTCTGGATCATGCGTGGTGATTCCCTGTACTTTCAGCTACCCCGCAGATGGAAAAACATACACAGAATTTACAGGGGTTTGGTACAAAGGATATTATGAATTAACAGTATACCATACAGACACCTCAAAAATCAGTGCCGCATTTCAAGGTCGCACTAGTCTCACTGGTGATTTGCGTCAAAATGACTGTTCTTTAAAAATCAGCTCTCTGAGCAGCAGTGACGCTGGATCATTCATGTTCCGGATTGAGATTAAAGATCTGGACAAGTACACCTATGGCAAGAATATAACATCTGTAACAGTTAACGGTAAGAGAAATTGTTTGCCAgaatgttttctttcaattagaacaggttttgcatttcttttttggaACTTAGTTTGTGCATCTGCAGTTTTTACATTCATGGATTTGGCAGATGTTGTTATCCAAAGAAACTTACATTGCTTTCAATGCTAtcctttttatgtatttgttttattttcatttttttttcagtttatgcaTTGCCTAcaaatcaaacccacaacctagCTAATGCTAGTGCCATGCTCTACTGTAAGAACTACAGGAAGGAAAAATTAGGTCTATGATTAGTCAGTTCAAAAAAGGAATATAAAACCTGTGcttactttaagaaaaaaatttgaTAAGATTAAATGGTAATggtaaatggtaataatatactGTAGCATAATGtgtcatttataaataatttgtttagaGGCCCGTCATAACATTAACTAGAATTTTTTGGAAGAACAAAGTCCTCTCCGGATCAAAATGACTGGATCACAACATGAGGGTTAATCACAATGATTTGTTGTGTAATAtccaaattaatatttcaatgaATGTGTCAGGTATGAGAACTGGTGGAAAAACTGTTGCATCAACAATTTGTGTGTCTTCACCAGAGACAACAGAGATCCCTATCTCTGTGGAAGAGGAAGTGACATCAGTGAAACCAGTTACTGCCACCTGTGCCGTGTATCATTCCTGTCCCTCGAACCTGCCCCGTGTCACCTGGAACCACAACGGCACACACTCGAGTCGATCACAGCCACAAATTCCAGGGCAGTTGAGGCTTACATTTTACACCCTGACCTTCACCCCTTCTAGAGAAGACCATAATAAAGATCTCAGCTGCTCTGCGGCGTTTAAAGGGAAGACTGTGACAAACTACACAACACTCAATGTTAAATGTAAGTCGACTATGTGAGTTAAAGACAAATAAATTATCAGATGCTTACTTGTATCTTTTGATATATTAATATCAATGCTTTTAAATGATCCTGTGACCAAGTTATGCAAAGCCTGCATAGGCCTCCTGGTTAAAAACCACAGtcttatgaaatgaaataaatgtttggcACAGGGTAATCCTGATGAGACCATTGTTGAagtaataaatagcattttatcaACATTTTGTCTCAATCAGATCCTCCATATGATGTAAAAGTGGTTTCTAAACCCTCAGTGAAGGAGAATGACTCTGTTGAACTGACCTGCTCCAGTGACAGCAACCCTCTTCCAAACAGCTACCAGTGGTTCAGCTCAAATGGGATTTTGTTGGGAAACGAACATACTCACAGACTGGAGAGAGTATCACGACATGCTGAGGCCATTTCCTGTACAGTCATTAACACAGTGGGAAAAAACAGTTCTGGTCCACAGAAAATTAATGTGCTGTgtaagtagagagagagagagagagagagagagagagagagagagagtgtgtgtatgtgtgtgtgtttggcaatTTATTGatttgagaaaatattttttacatggaAGAAGATACAAGTcagatttaaagaaatatttcagaCTCAGCTGATTAGTTAAGTCAAAGTTCAACTTGATTTAATCTGTAAATCTGTTTTAGTGGTCTGCGTTCCCACTGGACCCACAAGTGCACAGGAAGTGGTAGAAAGAACTGAAAAATAGAAGTTActcaaatatgtgaccctggaccacaacacTGGGGTAAACTTAAGTCTctagggtatatttgtagcaatagcaatagaaaaaaaacaaataaataaataaataaattgtatgggtcaaaattatcgatttttgttttatgctaaaaatcaaaagaatattaagtaaagatcatgttccatgaagatattttgtaaatttcctaccgtaaatatattctaacttaatttttgataagtaatatgcattgctaagaacttcatttggacaactttaaaggtgattttctcagtattttgattttcttGTACCCCAGATTTTCAATCTCGGTTAAATAGTGTCATGTGTAATGAAAGCTTATTTAGTCAGATTTCAGAtgctgtataaatctcaatttcgaaaaatttccatctaagactggttttgtgtccagggtcacattttatgtttttaatgtatgtaatgtTGTCAGTGATTTGTCTACTGTGCAACAAAATAAACAGTTGACATACGCAGTTATggatattttcaatgtttttcgATTGAACATAGCAGCATGGAAAAAGCCTGCTGCAACAAAGTGAGGTGAATGTTGAAATTGTGAGTGGGAGCTGgaccaaaagtaaaaaaaaaaaaaaaaaaattcttccaatttttttactttatttactgcTTTTAAGTCTTTCGAAAAATGTTTAAAGTCAACCTGGAATATTACTTTAAGGTGTGTTCATTGCAGCATTTGAATCAGTAAAAGGCtgctacatttgtaaaataaataaataaatacaagttctTCATTGGCATTTATGGGCACAAACAACTAATACATACTAACTTAAATGGCTTTTAGTAAAAACACATATTAAATGGACTGAATGTTTGACATTTTATCAAACTTTTATGCCAATCAGATCCTCCATATAATGTAAACGTGGTCACTAAACCTTCAGTGAAGGAGAATGACTCTGTTGAACTGACCTGCTCTAGTAACAGCAACCCTCCTGCGAACAGCTACCAGTGGTTCAGCTCAAATGGAACAACATTAGCAAAGAGCCCCTTTTACAAACTGGAGAGAGTATCCCGACATACTGAGGCCATTTCCTGTACCGCCATTAACACAGAGGGAAAAAACAGTTCTGGTTTACAGAAACTTAATATACTGTGTAAGTATAAGTGAAAGGCCTCGGTTTAACCATTTAGATTGGCACTGTTAGTGAAAGAAGATCATCATGATTTATGATAGCTaatactctatctatctatctagatccTCCTGAGATTAAAGGTGAATCTTCTTGCCAGACTAAGATTTTGACTGTCTGTGACTGTATTGTGGACTCCAACCCCCCCAGTGAACTCAAGTGGTTTGGTCCAGATTCCTTGGAAACCTTCTCCAGCACCAGCATTAAACAAACTGAGTCTTTTACCATATTCACCCTCCAGGGTTGGCTGGGTTTCCCTGAGACTGTCCAGTGCTTTGCCAATAACACTTTGGGAAATTCTTACATAACTTTAGAAGCTCCTCAAAATGGTGAGAATTCACATTCagtctttttttaaaacactttatcattgttttattgcaaaattattcattttaaatatgtgtTTGTTTCGCAGGCATAATGATACACATTTCTGTTGCATCTGTTGCAGTTGTTTTAGTCTGCATTTTAGTGTATGTTGTGAGAAAACGCTGGCAACGATCTCGCTCTTTCGGTCACTCTCTCATAAGCTACACATCATAGTTTTACTCAAAAAAGTAAGTTACCTGATTGCCTTAAAATGTAGAGTTCATTGAAACTAAAAATGTGAGTTATTACAACGAGTGATTTTGTTGATATTTTGTTCTAAgaattaaagatatttttttaacaatgttattttgtattgtatcaatttaagcaaagatattaaagtaattaacaaaatgtttaaattcacTCATCttaaattaaacatattataatattaaattgagtgattttaatttgtaaatcaaCGTAATCCCTTTGATTGCTTGAATAAATTGATGCAATATGTAATCCCAAATTATATGAACCAACGATTTTAACTTGTGCACCAGCTACATATAGTTTCTTGTAACAATTAACTATAAGAAGTTTACACGGTTGCCTTAAAACTATGAGTTAAACTTGGCTCTTGTGTGCGAGATGTGGCTTCAACACTGgctgacaaaaacattaaaatgcaatgacACTTAACGTTATATCGCCATCACATCTCGTGCGCCACTTATAAGGCTTCCTCCTTaacgcacacctaaaattcaaaagcaacgtttttgcattcaaaagtggagttttattttaaattggatgAATATTcaaaatttgattatttattttttttggacacCCCTAACCTGTACTGTGTTTTGGGTAGTCaaatttaatgatgtaaagaaGACCCATCAGGATGCCAAATGCTTTCAGGACATTATAGATATCGGTAAGGACAAGATGCTCTTCCAAAATGATAGCAATGTCAATGGCTTCTTTTGGAATCACTTCCCATTGCTCTTCCTCAGTCACAATCAAGATGCCCATGTCAATCCCCTTCACTAAGCCTCCAATTTCATGAGAGAGCtgaaaaaactacaacaaaaaaagaaattatttacatacaattataacaatttaatcaGTATAGAATACTACTGTACATTAATTCAACTACAGTAATAGATTCtgctaaaatatttaataataaaaacaacaacatgcagCAATAAAgaagaacagtaaaaaaaaaactaataaaaaaacacaaactgcAACAAGTACtgtgtcacgtttatgaacttgtttccttatttggtcctcttccttttcttgttttagttaattgattgatcctcacctgtctcctgtttcctcaGTGCcttatgtgtgtataaatacccgttctgttcagttcctcctggtctgtgattgttgaatgttgatatCGTTGTTGATGTATCGTTGttgaatgtatgctaaatgtaatcttgttaatatagtctgtaccccCTTTGTCATTAGTAAACTTCCTTATTTAttccagatcctcttctctccctttgttttacgtttagcactacctcatctgtaacagaatcacggacccacAATAGTGTAGTttatttagcggcgttttttctttcatttattttttgctttttttttctcctctcccggaatggccatcccagcagtctgtctcctatgcctggagcaactggaccgttcgctggaggaccacaccagggactttttagatctggcgtgccttactaacTTCCCCGACCAAcacagctctgaattttctgtgtccctgctggttccgcccagctctgaatttcctgtgtctccgctggttccgcccagctctggatTTTCTGTgtccccgctggttccgcccagctctggatTTTCTGTgtccccgctggttccgcccagctctgaattttctgtgtctcctgtactccctcccaGCCTCTCTCTCCCACCTCCTactagacctgccagttcccctgctccacttccgctggttccatcgAGCCCTgattctcctgtgtttcctccctcctttcctctctctcctcctactAGACCAGCCCATTCATCgacctcatctccgctggtgccagtcagtcccgcagctcaccctcagtccgcgccatctgggcgcgatggttcgccgctggactgccagtctccagctccgccttggcgtgttaaggccctgtctccgcctccagcctccgagccctggactcctcctcggtccttcgacccagcggctccgccttggctcttagctccctcgtctccaccgtggcctgtcatcccacctgctccaccgggctccctcgtccctccggctccaccttggtcagtcgtcgaccatccgctgcctcgggactccactcctctggttccaccttgtcactccatccctccggctctgtcaggctcctccttccctctggttccatcgtcatcctcagtcactccggctccacagcggccTTTGGTCGCCAGAGcattctgctccacctaggccctccggatcctcgacgtcaccctggctctgcggctgtgctgctccatcttgggctcctcacccaccggtgcagtctccgcctgtcggccccctggtgtcgtcggctccttcaccatggctcctcccgccatcGACTCAACCATGGATCTctgtcctggctggtctctggtggaccatctggctcctcctgctccggggtcctccctggctcctccctccatccactccgccctggtccctacctccatactccctcgtcacctgctcctggcctgctcctcgcccgcctccagaaccctggtattcctcttgcggtgcgaggacgcaccgttccgggatgGGGCGAACTGTCACATTATGaacttgtttccttatttggtcctcttccttttcttgttttagttaattgattgatcctcacctgtctcctgttccctcattaccttctgtgtgtataaatacccgttctgttcagttcctcctggtccgtgattgttGAATTTTGATATCGTTGTTAATGTATCGTTGTTGAATgcatgttaaatgtaatcttgttaatatagtctgtaccccccttgtcatcagtaaactccttatttgttccagatcctcttctctccctttgttttacgtttagcactacctcatctGTAACATACTGTTACTTCACGAATGTAATGGTGCtttaacactagcacttttggtgtgcACCAGATTCGGTTGATGTCAGAGTTTGGTTCATTTGGATTTTGTgaattgatgtcacatggactattttaactatATCTTTACTACCTTTATGGGCCTTGAAGTAGAGGTACTTCACaggtccaaaaatttgtgcctgaacccgaaagagacccgtaatgtactacaccgaaccgacccggacccgtctgtTATTTCAATAGCTGGAACTGGAAccatgtagatccgagaaatgcctacccggacccgacccgtctattatttgaaagctggaaccgaacccgccgggaagacaccgacccgactggacccgactgTCACATACTgtaccttaaattgctattacaagtcaactTTTTTGCTTACCTAATTTAAGGCGCcatagtctctcttccttgtacctgactgcctgtgatgcattacaatcctccgacaagaaagttatccatgttattcttctcgttattccaagtccaagctgaatccactcattatttcagcttcaaaagtccacttgatgtcacggtgacggatgacaaatgcaactgtgcacattcTGACTAGAGTTAACTCTCATAATAACtttgactgtttgcccttttgaactataataacgattgcTCGTTCAGTTCCATGGCCGCTCtgtctatcatctctgtgctctctactctgcgtcgagtctgaatctgaccactaaaactttaagattaaacggttcatttatattattaggaaaatgggagaaaatgtaaagcgcggtttggcaGTCATTGTGTctctcactggttgccatagaaacatgacatgcgcttgagactgcacatgcgtgctagcttgatcaacctaaaatatgcttttaatGCAATTTGAGTGTCATATAAAACATTCccgtgacagttcacctcagaacACAAGCAGTGTCTAAACACGGCCgagtgttctccgagtccgatgactccgatcgcacgggtattacacacaatgttaaacagactaAGCTAGACTgggacccgaagtaatagattcagacccgacccagacccggttgatcatttaaaatatagacccgtacgggtcccgggtgtTGGGTCTCAGGTGCAATGTGAAGACCTCTACCTTGAAGAtgtcatgggtttggaacaacatgaggacgAGTAACTGAACTATCAGTTTAACTGTGAAATAACTTTTAAACAtgaatcattaaaatgatttttaatgaatCACCAAGTACCACAATTTCAGGCAAAAAAAATCACTTACACtttgcaaatttttattttagggtgGACTATCCTTTTCAcactattttggttttatttaagtATTGTGAATGTAATGTGTATCATGACATACAGTAAGTCCTATGTACTATATTGAATACTAATGTGTTACAACCACAGATAACCAAGATTTCTTCTTCTGTTACCAGGACCACATCACTGCAGATTGATGGTACTCACTTTGGTCACCCACTACTATAATGCCAGCGGTCATGTCCTTGATGAATTCCTCTTCAGAACCTGTGTGCTTTGATCAAAACAACGGGAAGCGTTAAAATATGCCTTACAGTATTAACGGTCATCTTAAATAAATGTGcacttataaagtaaataaattcaattacaaTTTGTCCAAGCTCTACAATGTTACAGCCATTCCCATTATGCCTGCATAGCACTTTGATGGAAACAACCGCAAAAGAACTTGCTGAGGTACATCCAAAAGTATTCTGTGCTGATCTTCTGTCGATCCAGAATATcaataaaatggaaaatacagaaacatgttaaaacaacactataactaaaaataaataaatcttgataGAAAAACCCAAATGTCATTGCAAGTTTACATAACAATTACCAAAACCATATTTTACAACCCAGAAAAGGCTTTTAAAGGGCACAACACAGGAAATTAGAAAAAACAGCTAATTTCACACATTGTGACAAACCTTATTGCAGCGCTGTTTATACAAGATATATGTCATCATTGCTATTCAGACCTTTGATTTGATAACTGACCGTATATTCACGCAGCGTTGTGATGGGTTCCAGTGAGGCACTTCAATAACCTGGATATACTTCAATATACCTGGAACCTTTCACACATCAGCTAGCTGTTAAAACTGATAACAACACACTGGAGACTGCATGTGCCTTAACActtacaattaaaagaaaatatttcaccAATAAAATGTACAATGTTTAAGATGTCTGTAACAgactatgctttttttttaagcagtgtGATGTGAGACCATTCTCATCTCACAACGCCTTGGAAAATAAAGCAGCCAATGCTAACATGTGAAGAAAAGAACACGTGTCATGCAATAATAGATTAAACATCAAAGagtaaattaaatgtttgttgaCTTTAGATTTAATGCACTGAAATTGTTCAAATTGTAAATATGACTTTAATTACTTAAAATCTCTCAGGGTCTGAGGACTAAAATTTACATGAATATATGGAGAACAAACAAGTTTTACATTAAATGAATTGTTTACCCGAAAATGGAAATTTCTTGAACATTTACTCCCCCTCagatgaaaagctgtgtgttcacaagatttttttttttttttttgtaagaatgtcatttttgggtggactattcctttaatgta
Coding sequences within:
- the LOC132123170 gene encoding myelin-associated glycoprotein-like: MLFWSCLLSLFLWLRVSQTAAEWSAEMPESVVGLSGSCVVIPCTFSYPADGKTYTEFTGVWYKGYYELTVYHTDTSKISAAFQGRTSLTGDLRQNDCSLKISSLSSSDAGSFMFRIEIKDLDKYTYGKNITSVTVNETTEIPISVEEEVTSVKPVTATCAVYHSCPSNLPRVTWNHNGTHSSRSQPQIPGQLRLTFYTLTFTPSREDHNKDLSCSAAFKGKTVTNYTTLNVKYPPYDVKVVSKPSVKENDSVELTCSSDSNPLPNSYQWFSSNGILLGNEHTHRLERVSRHAEAISCTVINTVGKNSSGPQKINVLYPPYNVNVVTKPSVKENDSVELTCSSNSNPPANSYQWFSSNGTTLAKSPFYKLERVSRHTEAISCTAINTEGKNSSGLQKLNILYPPEIKGESSCQTKILTVCDCIVDSNPPSELKWFGPDSLETFSSTSIKQTESFTIFTLQGWLGFPETVQCFANNTLGNSYITLEAPQNGIMIHISVASVAVVLVCILVYVVRKRWQRSRSFGHSLISYTS